A stretch of Geomonas oryzisoli DNA encodes these proteins:
- a CDS encoding MFS transporter, protein MGSIKSGTKRYRQINWAFFCAGFVTFITLYDVQPLLPVFTREFGVSAMFASLPLSVTSCALAVSMLFAGTISETLGRKTVMVASLVTTSVLAYLTSQTQSLEQLVAVRFLQGIALAGLPAVALAYLSEEIAPASLTSAIGLYISGNAIGGMTGRIFTATMAEATSWRTALAIIGAVCFVLSLYFAKSLPPSENCKQRPFAVRYLFSSLYRQLQDPGLLCLYGISFLIMGSFVTLYNYITFRLLGAPYHLPASLVSLIFLVYMLGSFSSSMIGVQVERFGRGRMLFLTIGTMIAGALCTVSGELGTIVTGIAIFTCGFFGAHTIASSWVGSRAKTARAQAASLYLFFYYLGSSVSGTVGGVFWTSFGWHGVVLLILGLLGGGLVLLKFLTSCAEADCPARSAVASLDILRS, encoded by the coding sequence ATGGGATCCATCAAAAGCGGCACCAAAAGATATCGGCAGATCAACTGGGCCTTCTTCTGCGCGGGCTTCGTCACCTTCATCACGCTCTACGACGTGCAGCCTTTGTTGCCCGTCTTCACCCGGGAATTCGGCGTCAGCGCCATGTTCGCCAGCCTCCCCCTTTCCGTGACCTCCTGCGCCCTCGCCGTCTCCATGCTTTTCGCCGGGACCATCTCCGAGACGCTGGGGCGAAAAACGGTCATGGTCGCTTCGCTGGTGACCACCTCCGTCCTGGCATACCTGACGTCCCAGACCCAGAGTCTCGAGCAGCTGGTCGCGGTGAGGTTCCTGCAGGGGATCGCGCTCGCCGGGCTTCCGGCCGTGGCCCTTGCCTATCTCAGCGAAGAGATCGCCCCGGCCTCGCTCACCTCCGCCATCGGGCTCTACATAAGCGGCAACGCCATCGGCGGCATGACCGGCAGGATCTTCACGGCAACCATGGCCGAGGCCACCTCGTGGCGCACGGCACTGGCCATCATCGGCGCGGTCTGCTTCGTGCTGAGCCTCTATTTCGCCAAGAGCCTCCCCCCCTCCGAGAATTGCAAGCAGCGGCCGTTCGCGGTGCGTTACCTGTTCAGCTCCCTGTACCGGCAGCTGCAGGACCCCGGGCTGCTCTGCCTGTACGGAATCTCCTTCCTGATCATGGGGAGCTTCGTGACCCTGTACAACTACATCACCTTCCGGCTTCTGGGTGCGCCGTACCACCTCCCGGCCTCGCTGGTGAGTCTCATCTTCCTGGTGTACATGCTGGGTTCCTTCAGCTCTTCCATGATCGGGGTGCAGGTCGAGCGGTTCGGGCGCGGGCGGATGCTCTTTCTCACCATAGGGACCATGATCGCGGGGGCGCTGTGCACGGTGAGCGGTGAACTGGGCACCATCGTCACCGGGATCGCCATATTCACCTGCGGCTTCTTCGGCGCCCACACCATCGCCTCCAGCTGGGTGGGGAGCCGCGCCAAGACCGCGCGTGCTCAGGCCGCCTCCCTCTACCTCTTCTTCTACTACCTCGGCTCCAGCGTCTCCGGCACTGTCGGCGGGGTGTTCTGGACCTCATTCGGCTGGCACGGCGTGGTGCTCCTGATATTGGGGCTCTTGGGGGGCGGGCTGGTGCTTTTGAAGTTTCTCACCAGCTGTGCCGAGGCCGACTGCCCCGCCCGCAGCGCCGTCGCCTCCCTCGACATTCTGCGCAGCTAA
- a CDS encoding LysR family transcriptional regulator, whose translation MDIRQLRYFLEVARLSNFTKAAESLRIAQPAISMAVKKLEEELDLVLFNRQDKKVSLTAEGEIFLSHARRILDDLRGAQLEMAELKGLTRGEVRIGITPMISAYFFPDIFRDFKRAYPQLSISVLGEGSGRIQKMIGEGELDMGVVAGGGSAAFPATLEVRRFLREEIVVCVPPDHPFAGRPAVTLAEFIGEPLVFYKEGYYIREFFLEALKGTGSAPRIIFETNLFSLVKSLVRNGTGISIFLKMVVAEDSDLAAVSFDPPLHLDLLIAWKKDTYLSLANRAFVDFLLERTPGERGGQQ comes from the coding sequence ATGGACATCAGGCAGTTGAGGTATTTCCTGGAAGTGGCGCGGCTCAGCAACTTCACCAAGGCGGCGGAATCGTTGCGTATCGCGCAGCCAGCCATCAGCATGGCGGTGAAGAAGCTGGAGGAGGAACTGGACCTGGTCCTTTTCAACCGCCAGGACAAGAAGGTTTCGCTAACGGCGGAGGGGGAGATCTTTCTCTCCCACGCCAGGCGCATCCTCGATGACCTGCGCGGCGCCCAGTTGGAGATGGCCGAGCTGAAGGGGCTCACCAGGGGCGAGGTGAGGATCGGCATCACCCCGATGATCAGCGCCTACTTCTTTCCCGACATCTTTCGGGACTTCAAGAGGGCCTATCCGCAACTGAGCATCTCGGTGCTCGGGGAGGGGTCGGGGCGTATCCAGAAGATGATCGGGGAGGGGGAGCTGGATATGGGGGTGGTGGCCGGCGGGGGGAGCGCCGCCTTTCCCGCCACGCTGGAGGTGCGCCGTTTCCTGCGCGAGGAGATCGTGGTCTGCGTGCCGCCGGACCATCCCTTCGCCGGGCGTCCCGCGGTGACGCTCGCCGAGTTCATCGGGGAGCCGCTGGTGTTCTACAAGGAGGGGTACTACATCAGGGAGTTTTTCCTCGAGGCGCTCAAGGGTACCGGCAGCGCGCCCAGGATCATCTTCGAGACCAACCTCTTCTCCCTGGTCAAGTCGCTGGTGCGCAACGGCACCGGGATATCCATCTTTCTGAAGATGGTCGTCGCGGAGGACAGCGATCTGGCCGCGGTCTCCTTCGATCCGCCCCTGCACCTCGACCTGCTCATCGCCTGGAAGAAGGACACCTACCTTTCGCTGGCCAACCGCGCCTTCGTGGATTTCCTGCTGGAGCGTACCCCGGGGGAGCGGGGCGGACAGCAGTAG
- a CDS encoding response regulator: MNRRVMIVDDNEYVRASVDIICESAQIELASAAGGPECLEQLEAGFRGVILMDIMMPDMDGWDTIREIVDRGLYPGNIIVMLTGMGEPDSKMEGLQEYVSDYMTKPFGPDDLLDSIEYYLTLLNTPVGHDD, from the coding sequence ATGAACAGACGGGTAATGATCGTAGACGACAACGAGTACGTAAGGGCATCGGTGGACATCATCTGCGAATCCGCGCAGATCGAGCTGGCCAGCGCGGCCGGCGGTCCGGAGTGCCTGGAGCAACTGGAGGCGGGATTCCGGGGGGTCATCCTGATGGACATCATGATGCCCGACATGGACGGCTGGGACACCATCAGGGAGATCGTGGACCGGGGGCTGTATCCCGGCAACATCATCGTCATGCTGACCGGCATGGGGGAGCCGGACTCCAAGATGGAGGGGCTGCAGGAGTACGTGTCCGACTACATGACCAAGCCGTTCGGCCCGGACGACCTGCTGGATTCCATCGAGTACTACCTGACCCTGCTGAACACGCCGGTCGGCCATGACGACTAG
- a CDS encoding GAF domain-containing protein gives MKPLSIAQLKTRIGITVGVVIAAVIGIFALGASRSPAGEPLQQSVLILVLCVVIVILTRILFSHLAHLEEKQRIIQGQQTELALAEQRERSRLKALERIATDAELEQLLQDVVQFVEDCLPGSLCSILLVDESGTRLRHGCAPSLPAEYNQAVDGIRIGKGKGSCGTAAFLRQRVVVEDLDPHPYWHNFQPARDAGLRACWSEPVFASNGTLLGTLALYHREPRAPGDEDLQLMESAAHLAGIAISRVRADEGRHVLEEQLRHSQKIEAVGQLAAGVAHDFNNLLTPIIVYADMLLRISPEGSPQMRMIQSMSSAAHKASDLTQKLLSFGRKQVLHMNLLDLNEVITSFKEIMRATVRDNIEIDLLLSPGAAKVQADRGQLEQVLLNLVLNAQDAIEGSGAICIETGHLILDEEFHRQHPVAKPGHYILLAFSDDGCGMTEETLRHMYEPFFTTKESGRGTGLGLATVYGVIKHHGGCIDVKSRPGQGTRFAIYLPASASLAEPILRPPAGAAPPEHDSRERTILLVEDNQMIREVAADLLTSFGYRVLVAETPSRALELAQAEEQEIDLLATDVVMPEMTGPELYEKLQERYPSLPVLYISGYTNAMPPLDENLRQEAIFLAKPFTLEQFMARINEMLYHVKPPHSEPPPLDHRTMAQLIEAQQGVPAPEHKEPQP, from the coding sequence ATGAAACCTCTCTCCATAGCGCAGCTCAAAACCCGCATCGGCATCACGGTCGGCGTCGTCATCGCCGCGGTGATCGGCATCTTCGCCCTGGGTGCGAGCCGGTCACCGGCCGGGGAGCCGTTGCAGCAGTCGGTGCTGATTCTCGTGCTGTGCGTGGTGATCGTGATACTGACCCGCATCCTGTTCTCCCACCTGGCGCACCTGGAGGAGAAGCAGCGCATCATCCAGGGACAGCAGACGGAGCTCGCGCTCGCCGAGCAGCGGGAGCGGAGCCGGCTCAAGGCTTTGGAGCGGATCGCGACCGACGCGGAACTGGAGCAACTGCTCCAGGACGTGGTGCAGTTTGTCGAGGATTGCCTGCCCGGATCGCTCTGCTCCATCCTCCTCGTGGACGAGTCGGGGACCAGGCTGCGCCACGGCTGCGCACCGTCACTGCCGGCCGAGTACAACCAGGCGGTGGACGGGATCAGGATCGGCAAAGGGAAAGGGTCCTGCGGCACCGCGGCGTTTCTGCGGCAGCGCGTGGTGGTCGAGGACCTCGACCCGCACCCCTACTGGCACAACTTCCAGCCGGCCCGGGACGCCGGCCTCAGGGCCTGCTGGTCCGAGCCGGTCTTCGCCAGCAACGGCACCCTCCTGGGCACCCTCGCGCTGTACCATCGCGAACCGCGCGCACCGGGGGACGAGGATCTCCAGCTGATGGAATCGGCGGCCCACCTGGCCGGCATCGCCATCAGCCGGGTCCGCGCCGACGAGGGGCGCCACGTGCTGGAGGAACAGCTGCGCCACAGCCAGAAGATCGAGGCGGTGGGACAGCTGGCCGCCGGCGTGGCGCACGACTTTAACAACCTGCTGACGCCGATCATCGTCTACGCGGACATGCTGCTCAGGATCTCCCCCGAGGGAAGCCCCCAGATGCGCATGATCCAGTCCATGAGCTCCGCCGCCCACAAGGCGAGCGACCTGACCCAGAAGCTCCTCTCCTTCGGTCGCAAGCAGGTGCTGCACATGAACCTTTTGGACCTGAACGAGGTGATCACGTCCTTCAAGGAGATCATGCGCGCCACCGTCAGGGACAACATCGAGATCGACCTGCTGCTCTCCCCCGGCGCCGCCAAGGTGCAGGCGGACCGCGGCCAGCTGGAGCAGGTGCTCTTGAACCTCGTCCTGAACGCGCAGGACGCCATCGAGGGGAGCGGCGCCATCTGCATCGAGACCGGCCACCTGATCCTGGACGAGGAGTTCCACCGGCAGCACCCGGTCGCCAAGCCCGGCCACTACATCCTGCTCGCCTTCAGCGACGACGGCTGCGGCATGACCGAGGAGACGCTTAGGCACATGTACGAGCCCTTCTTCACCACCAAGGAGAGCGGCCGCGGCACCGGCCTCGGCCTGGCGACGGTGTACGGCGTCATCAAGCACCACGGCGGCTGCATCGACGTGAAGAGCCGGCCGGGACAGGGGACGAGGTTCGCCATCTACCTCCCCGCCAGCGCGAGTCTGGCCGAGCCCATCCTGCGCCCTCCCGCCGGGGCGGCGCCCCCCGAGCACGACAGCCGCGAGAGGACCATCCTGCTGGTCGAGGACAACCAGATGATCCGCGAGGTCGCCGCAGACCTGCTGACATCCTTCGGGTACCGGGTCCTGGTGGCGGAAACCCCGTCCCGGGCGCTGGAGTTGGCGCAGGCGGAGGAACAGGAGATCGACCTGCTGGCAACCGACGTGGTCATGCCCGAGATGACCGGCCCCGAACTGTACGAGAAGCTGCAGGAGCGCTACCCCTCGCTGCCGGTGCTCTACATCTCCGGCTACACCAACGCCATGCCCCCGCTGGACGAAAACCTGCGCCAGGAGGCGATCTTCCTGGCCAAGCCCTTCACCCTGGAGCAGTTCATGGCCAGGATCAACGAGATGCTGTACCATGTAAAGCCGCCCCACAGCGAGCCCCCGCCGCTGGACCACCGGACCATGGCCCAGCTCATCGAAGCACAGCAAGGCGTGCCTGCGCCGGAACATAAGGAACCTCAGCCATGA
- a CDS encoding CheB methylesterase domain-containing protein, protein MTTRNLVVIGVSTGGPLTLKALFRELPPLNAAFLIVLHITPQMDYRIAQGLDAVTSMPVKLAEDGEFLKTGHVYMAPGGLHLQLTGNNRVVLCEGPRINYVQPAADVTMLSLSKPLKGKLIGIVLTGMGRDGAEGIRHIHDIGGITIAQDQQSSTIYGMPKAAAQTGAVDYVLPPTKIAGKLMELLEPMR, encoded by the coding sequence ATGACGACTAGGAACCTGGTTGTCATAGGCGTCTCCACCGGTGGGCCGCTGACGCTCAAGGCGCTCTTCAGGGAACTGCCGCCGCTGAACGCTGCGTTTCTCATCGTGCTGCACATCACGCCGCAGATGGATTACCGCATCGCCCAGGGACTGGACGCCGTCACATCGATGCCGGTGAAGCTGGCCGAGGACGGCGAATTCCTGAAAACCGGCCACGTCTACATGGCGCCGGGGGGGCTCCACCTCCAGCTGACCGGCAACAACCGGGTGGTCCTGTGCGAAGGCCCCCGGATCAACTACGTCCAGCCGGCGGCCGACGTCACCATGCTCTCGCTGTCGAAACCGCTGAAAGGGAAACTGATCGGCATCGTGCTCACCGGCATGGGGCGCGACGGCGCCGAAGGGATCCGGCACATCCACGACATCGGCGGCATCACCATCGCCCAGGACCAGCAGTCCTCCACCATCTACGGCATGCCCAAGGCCGCCGCCCAGACCGGGGCCGTCGATTACGTCCTCCCCCCCACCAAGATAGCGGGGAAGCTGATGGAGCTATTGGAGCCGATGCGATAG